The Ornithorhynchus anatinus isolate Pmale09 chromosome X5, mOrnAna1.pri.v4, whole genome shotgun sequence nucleotide sequence CCGAGGAGGCCCGGGCCCTCCGGGGGCGCgcggggcccgggacccccaTCCCCGACACCCAGAAGATGTACGAACTCAAGACCCGCCTGCGCTGCGCCCGTGAGTGGGGGTCCcaaggcccgggggtgggggggcccggggcctctAACgtgtcgggaggacctgggttctaatcccggctccaccacccaactgccgcgtgaccttgggcaagtcacttggcttctctggggctccgttCCCCCATCCGGAAAAGGGCAGGCCctccgggggacgacccgatgacctcgtgtctaccccgtcGCCGagatcggtgctctgcacgtagtaagcgcttcgccgATACCGTCATTCCcgtcattcgttcgatagtatttacggagcgcctattgtgtgcggagcgctggactgagcgcttggagtggacaggtcggccacagagagagacggtccctgcccgtcgatgggcttacggtctaaccgccgttaagaaacggcgtggctccggcggcgagagcccgggcttgggcgtcggaggtggtgggttcgaatgccgcctccgccgcttgtcagctgggtggctttgggccaggCCCTTcccttcagtgggcctcagttccctcatctgtcagatggggatgaagacggtgagccccacgtgggaccacccgattcccctgggtctaccccggcgcttagaacggtgctcggcccataggaagcgcttaacacataccaacgttattatcacctagtcagcgcttaacacgtaccatcacGATGACGATGCCGctcggggcctcggtggcctcatctgtcaaatggggatggagagcgggagcccccccccccccccccccccccccgcagcgctcAGGGCAGGGCGGGTCCCGGCGTGAGCGCCTCAGCGACGCCCCCTGGTGGTCAGAGCTGGTGCGGCAGGCGGAGCTGAGCTGCCGGCGCTGGTTCGAGGAGAAGCTGCGGAGCTGCCTGcgcgccgtccccgtccccttcctcaaccacctgctctgcctccccctgCGCTTCGCCTTCGTCTGCGCCGCCGCCAGGGGTCAGCagagggaccggggccgggggggggggggggagggggcggggccggagggggagggggcggggcgcgcggAGAAGAGGCGGGAaaggggtgggcgggaggggccgggaggtgggcggggtcggggggaggggcggggcacgtggagagaggaagggaaaggagcggtgggcggggcctggagggaggggaggggtcgacCGAGGGGGAGGGGCGCGCGGAGAAAAGGCGGGAAAGGGGCGGGCGGGgtccggggagaggggcggggtcgGGGCGCGCGGAGAAAaggcgggaaaggggaggagggcggggccgggacacgcggagatggaaggggaggcgggcggggcctgagggcgaggggcggggcaCTCGGGGAGAAggcgggaaaggggaggtgggcggggccggaCCCAAGGGGGCGGGACCGAGGAAAGGGGCGGGACGCGCGGAGAATAGGCGGGacgggtgggcggggcccggggagggggcgggaaaggagcggtgggcggggcctggaggaaggggaggggtcgaCCGAGGGGGAGGGGCACGCGGAGAAAaggcgggaaaggggaggagggcggggcctggagaggggcggggcccggggagggggcgggaaaggagcgatgggcggggcctggaggaaggggaggggtcgaccgagggggaggggcgcgcggagaaaaggcgggaaggggaggagggcggggcctggagaggggcggggccgggggagggggcggggcacgcggagatggaaggggaggcgggcggggcctgaggagagggggcggggccaggggagggggcggggcccggggagatgggtggggagggggcggggcaagAGAAGGGGTGGGGCAATAAAAGAGTGGGCGGGGCAGAGGAGAGTGGGCGGGGCGACCGAGGAAAGTGGGCGGGGCAGAGGAAAGCGGGCGGGGCTTCGGGAGGGACAGGCGGCAGTGGGCGGGGCCATTGGGAGGTGGGCGTGGCCTCACGCTCCCGATCCCTCCGCCCCGCAGCGATGGGCCCCTGGTGCCGGAACCGCATCCCCGTGGAGGGAAACTTCGGCCAAACCTACGACTCGGTCAATGACTCCGTGAACGGGCTGGGCGGCGAGTTCTCGGCGCGCGTGGAGATCCACGTGCGtgtcgccccgccccctccgcgagggaccccccccgcccctttcctgcccccacGCGAGACCCCGCCCACCGCGCCCCTGCCCTCTTAATAACAATACCGGTCGCAATgcgggcatctgttaagcgctcactacgtgccgagcgccgttctaagcgccggggggagatccggggtcgtcgggttggccCGCGGGAggtgacagtcttcatccccgttttaccgatgaggaaactgaggcacagagagcaataataataataataataacgaagccgtcggtatctgttaagcgctcgccgtgtgcagagcgccgttctaagcgcggggggggagagacgggggtcaccaggtggtcccgcgggaggtcccagtcctcagccccattttccagatgaggtcaccgaggcccagagaagcgactggcccacagtcacccagccgacgggtggcagagtcgggattcgaacccaggacctctgcctccccagcccgggctcttgcccctgagccgcgccgcttccctgtaGGTGACGCgcctgtctaccccggcgcttagggtagtgctcggcacatggtaagcgcttcccaGGTACCGtggttattattttttatcagcGTAGTCTGGGGGCACGAGCCCGGCTTTGGGAGgtcggaggacgtggattctgatcccggctccgccacgtgtccgccgtgtgacctcgggcaagtcgcctcgcttccccgggcctcagtggcctcatccggaaaatggggatgaagaccgggagccccatgaggtTCAACCCGTCTACCTTCCACCTACCCAGCGCTCACACCGGTGCTCGGCGCCTCGTGAGCGCCCAAGcgccgaaattattattattgttattctctgggcctcggtggcctcgtccggagaacggggatgaagaccgggcgcCCCGTGAGGTTCGACCCCTTTCGCCTCGTacccacccagcgctcagaacggtgctcggcgcctggtgagcgcttaacaaatgccaaaatgctTATTACgattattctcggggcctcagtggccCCATCTGGAAACCGGGGAtggtgactgggggggggggcgggggacaagCCGCTAAACGTGGatttgccccggcgcttagaacggtgctcggtacagagtGGGCGCCTCACGCacgccataattagtattattgttcttcttatccgacaggagcagcagcagcaagcccTGGTGGGCGGCACCGTGAGCCCCTTGCTGATCCAGCAGCAGGTGTTCAGCCAGGTGACGCTCGGGGCCAAGGCCCTGGGCCGGATCCTGGGCGTCCTCCAAGTGCTCTTCTCGGCCACCTTCCTGCTCGTCTTTTGCGCGTGCGtgcccgggggtccggggcggggggggggagggcagggaggcccgGTGGAGACACAACCGTAGGGGACGGGACAGagatcatcgtcgtcgtcgtcgtcatcatcatgttggtatctgctaagcgcttcctgtgtgccgagcaccgttctgagcgctgggggagatccggggtccatcaggtgggcccccgtggggctcacggtccccgtcttccggatgaggtcaccgaggcccggagaagtgaagcgactcggccacgCGGCTgcccggggccgggattcgaacccatgaccgctgactcccgagcccgggctcctgccactgagccgcgcggctcGTCTTGGGCAATGGGTTTTTCCACGTATTCGTGTGCGTGCGCGTAGATGTGCGCGTACATATGTAGCGCTGCCTGTGTATACGTAACGGCGGATatgatagcaataatgataatgatgatgatggtgttcgtcaagcgcttactgtgtgcccagcactgttctaagcgccggggtagatatgaggtcatcgggttgtcccacgtcaggtgGGTCACTGACAGGTGGGGAGACGGAGACACGGAGAGACGCACGGACTCACcgacagagggggagacggagacatGGAGGAcacagagacacggagagacgCATCGACTCACCGAcgggcggggagacagagacgCGGAGAGACGCGCGGACTCACcgaaagagggggagacggagacacGGAGAGACACGCGGACGCACTgacaggtggggagacagagaggcggAGAGACACACGGACGCACCggcgggtggggagacagagacgcGGAGAGACACGCGGACTCACCGTCCTcgtggagagacacagagacacggagagacgCATCGACCCACCGAcgggcggggagacagagacgCGGAGAGACGCACGGACTCAccgaaagagggagagacagagacgcgCAGAGACACGCGGACTCACCGCCCTCACCCCGCTGTGGTTCGCCCTCAGCCCTCGTAATAATGACGACTTGGGTACCCGTGACGCcctcgctgtgtgccaagcactgttgtaagtcaGCAGGGTCCCGGGGGGACCCCCGCCCTCAACGGGGTCCCCGCTCCCCGTTTCCTCCCTCAGGTCCTTCTCCTACACCAACAGCTACAACGGCGACATTCGCTTCGACAACATTTACATCACCACCTATTTCCGCCAGATCGACGCTCGCCGTCGCCGGCTGGTGAGGGGGTAATAGCGACGGCGTCCGGgaggcgctcaccgtgtgccgagcaccgccctGAGCGCCGGGTGGGGGACGGTGCAAGGGGATCAggctcgtggggctcccggtcttcatccccattttccagcggaggtcaccgaggcccaggcaagtggccgagcagggattcgaacccgtgacctctgactcccgagcccgggctctggccgccgACCCCCCTCGGCCCCGAACCGTCCCctctgggggagcggggagggaggagacaccgtgtcccgtcccccccccccccgccccccccccagggcaaGGGGACCCTCCTGCCGCTCCGCAAGGCCGAAGAGAAGATCTTCATCTTCCCCTGGAAACCCACCATCCAGATCCCCGAGAGAGCCAACGTGGTGAGGCGTTGCGTCCCTTCAGTCGTACGTGCCGGGCGTTTCCCGCGCGCGGAGCCCCGGGCTAAGCACCGTAGCCAACCCGCCGGACGACGACTCTCTCCCggggccttatcgaaggcccgtctcctcccgggggccctccccgaccgcgccctcctctcctcccgctcccttccgcggcgtcccgactccctcccgtCGCCCAgcaggagcccgggagtcagaaggacccgggttctaatcccggctcccccgcttgtcggctgggcggcctcggacaagtcacgtctctgggcctcggtgacctcgccaGGAAGACACGGGGACGAAtgatatcggttaagcgcttactgggtgccgagcaccgttctaagcgctggggcggatacaggctcatcagggcgtcccccgtggggctcccggtcttcatccccgttttccagatgaggtcactgaggcccagagaagggaagcgactcgcccgcggtcacgcagctgccaggcggcggagccgggattcgaacccatgagcccggacgcccgagcccgggctctttccactgagccacgctgcttcccggataCGGCGATCGTGATAACAATCTGCTCTCTGttgagcgctcagtaggtgccgagcactggcccaagcgccggggggatgcagggccatcagcttgtccctcgtggggctcacggatttttaatccccattttccagatagggtaactgaggcccagagaagtgaagtgaccggtccaGAGTCACCCGGGataaagcagcggggctcagtggaaagagcccgggctcgggagtccgaatcccggctccgacccccccccccccccccccccccccgccccgtcggccgggtgacggcgggcaggtcacttcacctctccgggcctcagttccctcatctgtcaaatggggacgaagaccgggagccccacgggggacgacccgatgaccccgtatctcccccagcgcttagaacagcgctctgcgcatcctaagcgcttaaataccgccgTCGTTATCATCACAGAACGGGGAGGGGGACGAATGAAGGGGGACGAggcgacgccgaagggagcggcggatgaggagaggagggcgcagtcagggaaggcctctcggaggaggcggggcTCTCCCGTAAGGCCTTGGAcggggagagcggcggtctggcggatttcattcgtgcattcaacggtatttaccgagcgcttaccatgtgcagagcaccggaccgagcgctcggaacggacgagtcggcgacagacagagacggtccccgccgtccgacgggctcacggtccgatcgggggagacggacggacgaggacgatggcgatcgACAGAGTCGAGGGGATTCAGTCgaggcgactaaatagaatcgaggcgacgtacatctcgttaaccaaataaatggggtgatgaagaaaatatagacagtcgagcggacgagtacggtgccgaggggattcattcgatagtatttattcgttcactggtatttattgcgcgcttactatgtgcagagcactgtactaagcgcttgggatgaacgagtcggcaacagatggagacggtccctgccgtttgacgggctcacggtctgatcggggggattggaggaggaggaggagggtcttccaggccggggcggggggggggcggggggggcccgggAGAGGCGGGGAAGCCGGCGGCCGGGCATCGTGCGGGTCCGGCAGATCCGGGAGCTGATGGAGTCGATGCCgccgcttctgctgctgctggtgaCCTGCGTGCTGGACTGGGCCCTCTACACCGTCTTCGCCACCATCCGCCACCACTCCTTCGTCCAGTACTCCTACCAGAGTGAGTCCGGCCCCCcgaggcccccctccccgcccgccccacccccccgggcccgctcctccgccttcgtcccccccccccccccgcgccaccCGGGCCGCCCCGTCGAGCGCTggaccgtgtgctgagcactggacccGGCGGTGGGGCCAGGCCAGTCTGCCGTCGGAAAAGCCGGCGCCGACGGTCTCGTGACCCCGTCTGTCGAATGGGGGGCTTcgaaccgggagccccgcgtgggacctgatcacgttgtatcccccagcgcttagaacggtgctttgcacagagtaggcgccgaacaaataccccggtttatgtagagaagcagcagggctccgtggaaagagcccgggctcgggagtcagaggtcacgggttcaaatccccgctctgcccctcaataataataacgtcggtacctgttaagcgcctactgtgtgccgagcaccgttctgagcgctgggggagacccgggggaatcgggtcgtcccacgtggggctcccggtcttcgtccccatttgacggatgagggaactgaggcccggagaagtgaagtgactcgcccgcggtcccgcagccgccgagtggccgagccgggattccgacgtggtgagcgctcagcaggtaccaacattattattattattattattccgcttCCAGGCAGCCACCAGCTGGAGGTGAAGGTGGGCGGCGACTCGTTGCTGGCCCGGCTCCTCCGGAGCACCGTCGGCGCCCTCAACACGTCCTCCTCCACCCGCGTGGACGCCGACAACACCCGTGAGGCCCGGCCGGGAGAgcgggggggggccggaggggccggaggggaggggacgggggcggagggcgtgacccccccccccccggggcccgtctCCTGCCCCCCGTCGCCAGCCTGCCTGCCCGAGCCCCGCGGGCTGGACGCCCTGGGCTACGCCCACGTCTGCCTGCCCGCCGGCCTGCTGCTGCTGTGCTGTCTCCTCCAGGCCTACGGCTACCGGCTGCGGCGGGTCATCGCCTCCTTCTACTTCCCCAAGGTGcccggggtcccccggcccccccaccccccgcccccggccgccccctcgcccgccggcccggccctcctccttccggccttccgatcccggctccgccgctcggcggccGCGTGGCCCCggtcgagtcgcttcacttctctgggcctcggctccctcgtctgtccaacggggatgaggtcggtgagccccccccccccccccccccggggaccgcCCGacggcctcgtatctaccccagaagcagcggggctcggtggagggaggccgggctttggagccgggggccgtgagttcgaatcccaaccctgccactcgtcagctgcgtgtgggcgagtcacttcacacttctctgggcctcggttccctcatccgtaaaatggggatgaagaccgggagccccacgtgggacgtcctgattcccctgtgtccattccggcgcttaggacggtgctcggcacacagtaagcgcttaacagataccaacgttattaatcattacaattattattattattattatcaccccggtgctcggaacggtgcccggcaccgagtaagcacttcacaaacaccgttgttgttattattctctgggcctcagttccctcttctgtcaaatggggatgaggaccatctcgttacctcgtatctaccccagcgctcagaacagggctcggcccagagtaagcacttcacaaaccccatcgttattattattattattcttcttcttctctgcgcctcagttccctcctctgtcaaatggggatgaggaccgtgagccccactggggaccacccgatgaccttgtatccaccccagggctcagaacagtgcttggcacagagtaagcgcctgacagaACACACGAGCAGCGCGGctgagcggcaagagcccgggcttgggagtccgaggtcgcgggtcctaatcccggctccgccgcttgtcttgtcgaataccgacattatcattattctccgggcctccgggccCTCGCCCGTCCAACGGGAGCCCCGCCCGGGACCTCCGTCCGCCCCGATTTGCTTGGCTCGACCCCatcgctcagtccagcgcccggCACGGAGCGAGGGCCCCACCCGTCCCACCGCcccagcccccgggcccgccccccgggacccctccgccggggggggggcgggtctcgGCGGTGACCCCGCCGCGTGGCCCCCCCCAGAGGGAGAAGAAGCGCATCCTGTTCCTGTATAACGAGGGACTGAGGCGGCGCCTGGCCTTCGCCAAGCTGCAGCGGAAGAACATCGTGCGGCGCGCCCAGCGCCAGGGAGCCCGGGTGAGAAGACGCCcagcaccccctgcccaccctccgcccccccccccccgttttagaccctccccctccccttagccTAGTAacgttggtgtttattaagcgcttactacgtgcagagcactgttggaagcgctgggggagatccgggggcgtCGGCTTGTCCccgctcccggtcttcatccccattttacagacctgaggcccggagaagtgaagtgacctgcccacagtcacccggccgacaggggaatcgaacccacgacctccgactcccaagcccgggctcttgccactgagccacgcgccaagcgccgttctaagcgccggggcggagacggCCCcgtcggggtggacacggtccccgtctcccagttcgttcattcagtcgtctctacggagcgcttactgtgtgcggggcgctgcgctaagcgcttggaatgtgcagttcgacAGCCTTCAGCCGCGTGGCTGGGTGGcaggaccccgggcccggggggggggggggggacggaggtcacgggttcggatcccggctccggcacgcgtctgctgtgtgacctcgggcaagtcacttcacttctctgggcctcagtgacctcgcctgcaaaaacggggattgataataacgttggtatctgttaagcgcttactttgtgcggggcGCTtattccgagcgctggggtagatacgggggaaggAGGTcgacccacgggaggctcccggtcttcatccccattggacagatgagggaaccgaggcccagagaagccaagtgactcgcccacggtcacacagctgacaaggggcagagtcgggatcggaagactgggagcctcccgcgggccgacccgatgacccccgtctctcccccggcgcttagagcggtgctctgcaccgagtgagcGCTCACAGATAGccccgtcatcattatcattatcattattatcgtccgGCTGAGCCTGTCCTCCCTTCCGTCCCGgccccgggcagcggcggcccctcCCGGACGCCTGGTTCCGCCGGTGCCCGGGCCGGCTGCTGGACCGCTGGCTGGGCCGCCGCTGCGTGGTGTGCCAGGCCCCGGAGACGAGCGGCTCCCTGCCCTGCCCGACCTCGGGCTGCGGGGCCGTGTACTGCCCGGCCTGCTGGGGCGACgtgggccgccgctgcccggcctgCACCCCGGCCAaccagctctcctcctccgccgACAGCGACAGCGTCGACGACGCCACCTACGCCGGCTGACGGctcccctcctcggccccccccccccgcccccctccgcagTAAAGAGGCCGCCGTGTCggcgagcgcttaccctgtgccgaacGCCGAGCGCCTCGGAGAGGGTCTCTGCTTTCCAATAAGCTTGGTATCGGGcaagcgcttaccccgtgcggagcgctgttctaggcgctgggtggggggggagacggggtcgtcgggttgccccacgtggggctcacggttcgtccccgttttcccgacgaggtcaccgaggcccggagaagggaagtgatacataataataataatagcgttggtatttgttaagcgcttactatgtgccgagcaccgttctaagcgctggggtagatacggtcacccgcctgacaaggggcagagccgggactcgaactcgtGACTgcggagtcccaagcccgggctctttccaccgagccacactgctctcaatcccgatgttggtatttgttaagcgcttcctatgtgccgagcaccgtcctaagcgctgggggagacccaggggaatcagggtgtcccacgtggggctcacggtcttcatccccattttttacagaggaggtcactgaggcacagagaagtgaatgatgttggcatttgtcaagcgcgtcctatgtgccgagcaccgttctaagcgctggggggagatacggggtcatcgggtggtcccacgggaggctcacagttaatcccattttacggatgaggtcgccgaggcccagagaggtgaagcgactcgcccacggtcacccagctgacaaggggcagagccgggagtcgaactcatgacctctgactcccaggcccgggctctttccgccgagccacgctgcttccccagtaataataatttattattatagaTACGGATAACGATAGTAATGACGGCTttcggtgagcgcttactatgtgccgggcgctgttctaagccctgcggtagatacgagacggaggggcggcgtggcctagtggaaagggcaggggcctgagagccgccaggtcacgggttctaaacccggctctgccacctgtttgtcGGGCgacctgcgtgcagagcgccgtactaagcgccggggaacgtacaagatagagaagcagcggaaagagccccggctggggagtcagagatcatgggttcgaatcccggctccgccgcttgtcagccgagtcacttcactcctccgggcctcggtgacctcatctgccaaaatcGGGgcttaaaaaacgtgagccccacgtgggacactccgatgatcctgtgtctcccccggcgcttagaacggtgctctgcacatagtaagcgcctaaccaataccatcatcatcatcatcattattattgttaaatggcaCTAAAGAAAAGAGcgcggag carries:
- the DCST1 gene encoding E3 ubiquitin-protein ligase DCST1 → MAGGRAPVSPATGPGFRKPPRPRRDLTDGARHPASAQPTPPSSSALKRALGWVLPATCARFLWRRPGRFPVAAFLLGAGVGGLMSLGLFQILVNPTSLPEEEKVILMYSMAGVGALGWGLSPHVRCASLLVVPKMVGKEGRLFVLGYLLAAIYEGPVSNLRHNLAEAARSLGCTVELQVNNSREAWRVSTAPLRAVIRDLLRRAPELNAESRNVTLAFHELDEQVTSEEGYEATAEEARALRGRAGPGTPIPDTQKMYELKTRLRCAQLVRQAELSCRRWFEEKLRSCLRAVPVPFLNHLLCLPLRFAFVCAAARAMGPWCRNRIPVEGNFGQTYDSVNDSVNGLGGEFSARVEIHEQQQQALVGGTVSPLLIQQQVFSQVTLGAKALGRILGVLQVLFSATFLLVFCASFSYTNSYNGDIRFDNIYITTYFRQIDARRRRLGKGTLLPLRKAEEKIFIFPWKPTIQIPERANVIRELMESMPPLLLLLVTCVLDWALYTVFATIRHHSFVQYSYQSSHQLEVKVGGDSLLARLLRSTVGALNTSSSTRVDADNTPCLPEPRGLDALGYAHVCLPAGLLLLCCLLQAYGYRLRRVIASFYFPKREKKRILFLYNEGLRRRLAFAKLQRKNIVRRAQRQGARRRPLPDAWFRRCPGRLLDRWLGRRCVVCQAPETSGSLPCPTSGCGAVYCPACWGDVGRRCPACTPANQLSSSADSDSVDDATYAG